A stretch of Acropora palmata chromosome 9, jaAcrPala1.3, whole genome shotgun sequence DNA encodes these proteins:
- the LOC141891539 gene encoding uncharacterized protein LOC141891539 codes for MANALPAFPEFDVSETSTQAARWQKWLFRFENLLVAMDVTNKKRQRALLLHHAGEATNEIFDTLPNTTAGEGEDPFDKAVQALTNYFTPRQNREYEIYVFRQENNESISAFHTRLRQLAITCEFSDVDREIKTQIVQSCSSHKLRTKALENPSYTLTQLLDAGKAMELSKAQAANIEDKQSVHKLSSYSGNRSRRYRNKNINSTQDGERSADKKARPRKSRSSGHENRISNVKCRNCGQNYPHPGGHTSCPAYQATCRGCGKLNHFEAVCRSKGKRERRNTSHSTVNKVS; via the coding sequence ATGGCCAACGCGCTACCCGCATTCCCCGAATTCGACGTATCTGAAACAAGCACACAAGCTGCACGATGGCAAAAATGGCTCTTCCGATTTGAAAACCTACTTGTCGCCATGGACGTCACAAACAAGAAACGACAGCGAGCTCTATTACTCCATCATGCTGGCGAAGCTACGAATGAGATTTTCGACACGCTGCCGAACACTACCGCTGGAGAAGGTGAAGATCCGTTCGACAAGGCCGTGCAAGCGCTCACAAATTATTTCACCCCCAGACAAAATCGTGAGTACGAAATTTATGTGTTCcgtcaagaaaacaatgagAGTATTTCAGCGTTTCATACAAGGCTCAGACAGCTAGCAATTACATGTGAATTCAGTGATGTGGATCGTGAGATCAAAACTCAGATAGTACAAAGTTGTAGTTCTCACAAGCTGCGTACGAAAGCTCTAGAGAACCCGTCCTACACACTGACACAGCTTTTAGATGCTGGTAAAGCCATGGAGCTCTCGAAAGCACAGGCCGCTAACATTGAGGATAAGCAGTCTGTCCATAAATTGTCCTCATACAGTGGCAATCGAAGCCGACGGTATAGGAATAAGAACATAAATTCAACCCAAGATGGCGAACGTTCAGCTGACAAGAAGGCACGCCCTCGGAAGTCACGCAGTAGCGGTCACGAAAACCGGATATCAAACGTAAAGTGCCGAAATTGTGGCCAAAACTACCCCCATCCTGGAGGACATACCTCCTGTCCCGCTTATCAAGCCACCTGTCGAGGCTGTGGCAAGTTAAACCATTTTGAAGCTGTATGCCGGTCCAAAGGCAAGAGAGAAAGAAGAAACACAAGCCACTCCACAGTAAACAAAGTGAGTTAG